CGGGGTCGAGTACCGCATCGGCATCCGGTACCCGGTCGTCGTGCGGAGCCTCGACAGGATGCGCCTGGCGGCCGTCCACCCAGACTGGCGGCACAAGTGGGAGTGGCTGTCCGGCCACTCCGTCGACGCCCCCGTGTGCCTGGTGACCCGGCGCGGCGAGTACGGCAAAGAGGAACTGCTCTCCCATTTGTCGGAGTCGTCCAAGGCCGTTCTCGCCCTGGCCTTCCCGCCGTGGGGCGGCGCGAATGACGAGACGGACGAGCACTGGGTCGGGCTGGTCGCCGGCATCCCCGTCGTCGCCTGGTGCCGGGACGGGCGCGACCCCGCCCAGTTCGCCAGGGAGGTGAAGGGCCTTCTGTCAGACGACCTGATGGACCTGCCGCGCAGGGCGCTGGAACTGCGGCGGCAGGCGCTGAAGGGCGAGGGCGCCGGGGCCGGCCACCTCGGCCTGCATCTGACCCTCCTGTTCGACGATGCCGACCGCATCCCCGAGCCGTACGTGCGGCTCCGACCCCCCGCATAGGACCGTACTTCGGAAGGCGTCCATGACGACACGACCTGAGACCGGCGGCCTCGACGGAGACTGGCGCATCTACCGGGGCGACGGTCGGCCGCACGACCGGGTGCGGCGGCTGCCGCCGCCCCCTCCGTGGCGCCGCTTCAGCCCCGAGGCCGGGGCCGACGGCCGCCGGGAGCGGGACCTGCAGCAGGCGATCTCCTACCGGCCGGACGAATCGGTGATCGACCGGGTGAACGCCGCGATACTGCTGCGGCGTCCGCTGCTGGTGACGGGCAAGCCGGGGTCCGGGAAGTCGACCCTCGCGCACAACGTCGCCTACGAGCTGGGGCTCGGCTCGGTCCTGTACTGGCCGATCAGCAGCAACACCACGCTGCAGAGCGGGCTGTACCACTACGACGCGATCGGCCGCCTCCACGAGACCAGCCTCCGCGGGGCGGGCGGCCGGGAGGACACCGCCGAACCGCCCGACATCGGCCGCTACATCCGTCTCGGGCCGCTGGGCACGGCGCTCGTGCCGGGTGACCTGCCGCGCGTCCTGCTCATCGACGAGCTGGACAAGAGCAACATCGACCTGCCGAACGACCTGCTCAACGTGTTCGAGGAGGGCAGGTTCACCATCCTGGAGCTGCAGCGGCTCCCGGAGGAGCAGTCGCGGGTCCACGTGATGACCGCGGACGGCGGGGCCAGGGTGCCGGTCGACCGCGGTGAGGTGCGGTGCGGCAACTTCCCCATCGTGATCATCACCAGCAACGGGGAGCGCGAGTTCCCGCCCGCGTTCCTGCGCCGGTGCGTCCGGCTGTCGATCGAGCCGCCCGGCCCGGAGCGGCTCGCCGAGATCGTCGAGGCGCATCTCGGGGTGGACGCCAGGGCCGCGAGCGAGGAGCTCATCGAGGAGTTCCTGGTCCGCAGGTCGGAGGGGGCGCTCGCCACCGACCAGCTGCTCAACGCCGTCTACCTCGCGACGTCCGGGAGCAGGCCGCCCGAGACGAAGTTCAAGGAGATCCTCGACACCGTCCTCCGCCCGATCGAGCGGCCCGGCGCGGGATGACCGAGCAGTTCGCCGAGGTGATGCGGGCGCTCAGCCCGGAGCCCACGGCGGTGGAACTGGCGGACGCGCTGTGGCTCGCCGGCTGGCTCCGGTCCCACGACGGTCCGGCCGGTGAGGCCGCGCCCGGGCCGGAGGAGGCCGGCGAGAGCGGTCCCGCCGACCCGGCGGCGTCTCCGCCGAGTCCGCACGAGCCGCGGCCCGCGCCGGAGCCGGAGCCCTCGCCGCCGCGGACGGTGGAGGCGGGCCTCTACGTGGCCGACCAGGAGGTGCCCGCCACGGCCTTCCCCGTCCGGATGCCGGCGATGCCGGCGATACCGCGCTCGCTCGACCTGTCCCGCGCCCTGCGTCCGCTGCGCGCGAGCGTCCCCTCGCCGACCCGCAGGAACCTCGACGAGGACGCGACCGCGGAACGCATCGCCGAGACCGGCGTGTGCTGGCCCGTCATGGTGGCCGCCCAGGAACGCCGGCACGACCTGGCGCTGGTCGCGGACGTCGGCCCGTCGATGGTCGTGTGGCGGCAGACGGTCGAGGAGTTCCGGATGCTGCTGCAGCATCTCGGGGCCTTCCGCGACATGAGGACCTGGTACCTGGACTCGGGGGCCTCCCGGCTGTCCCTGCGCACCGGTTCCGCGTTCGGGCCCGGCGCCGACCGCGACCCCGACGAACTGGCCGACCCGACGCACCGGCGTCTCGTCCTGGTCGTCAGCGACTGCATCGGGGCGGCGTGGCAGGACGGACGGGCGGCCGCGCTGCTCGACCGGTGGGGCCGCACGAGCACCGTCGCGATCGCCCAGCCGCTGCCGCAGCGGCTGTGGCGGCGGACCGCGGCGGCCATCGAGCCCGTCCGCTTCGGCGCCTCCGGTCCGGCGGTCGTCAACGAGCGGCTCGCCGTGACCCGGACGCACCCGCAGCTGCCCGACGACCGTCCCCAGGGCATCCCGATCCCGGTGGTCGAGCTCAGCGAACGGTGGCTGCGGTCCTGGGCGGAGATGGTCGCGCGCGGCGGCCGGAACCTCAAGGGCATGGCGCTCTTCACCGGGCGGCCGGTCGTGTTCCCGCCGCCCGCCGAGACCGGCTCCGAGGACGTCTCGCCGGAGATGCGGGTCAAGCAGTTCCGGGCGTCGTCGTCGCCGGCGGCGTTCAAGCTCGCCACGTACCTGGCGGCCGCCCCGCTGCGGCTGCCGATCATGCGGCTGGTCCAGCAGGCGATGCTTCCGTCCTCCACGTCCGCCGACCTCGCCGAAGTCTTCCTCAGCGGAATGCTGCGGACGGTGAGCCGGCCGTCCGACGGCGACGTGGAGGAGATCGTCTACGAGTTCCACGACGGGGTGCGGGAGATCCTGCTCCAGGGGCTGCGCCGGCGCGAGGTGCTCCAGGTGCTGCGCGCGGTGTGGGGCGTCGTGCGGGACCGCATCGGGTCGTCCATGGACTTCCCCGCGTTCCTCGCGGCGGTGCAGCGGGGCGAGGCGCAGCTCCCGCCGGATCTTCCGTTCGCGCAGGTGGCGGCCCAGGCGCTGGCCGGGCTCGGCGGCAGGTACCGCGAGCTGGCGAGGCGGCTGACGTCCGAGGCCCCGCCGGACGCGTCCCCGTATGAAGAGGTGGTGGACGACGACGCCGGGGCGGGGCGCGCCAGCGAAAGCGTCGGCGCCGACCCGCTGCCTGCGCCGCGCAGCGAGCTTCCTGCCCGCAACCGTGACTTCGTCGGGCGTGACCGGCTGCTCACCGGGGTCCGGGAGGCTCTGGACGGCGGGATGGCGGCGCTCCTGCCGCACTCCGAGCTGGGCATGGGCGGAGAGGGCAAGTCCAACCTGGCGCTGGAGTACGCCCACCGCCACCTCGATGACTACGACCTCGTGTGGTGGATTCCCGCCGAGCAGACGACCTCGGCGCGGGCGGCGCTGGCGCTGCTGGGGCGTCAGCTCGGCCTGCCGGTCAACGACGACATCAAGAGCACGGTGGACGGTGTCCTCTGGGCCCTGCGGGCGGGCAGACCCTACGGCCGCTGGCTGCTCATCTACGACAACGCGAAGGACCCCGATCAGACCCTCCCGCTGACCCCCCTCGGAGTCGACGGGCCCGGCCTCGGACCCGACCGCCACGTCCTGGTCACCTCGCGCGAACGCGGCTGGGAACGGCACGCGCCGGTGGTCGAGATCGGCGCCTTCGAGCGGCCGGAGAGCATCGCGCTGCTCCGGCGCCTGGTGCCCCGCCTGTCGGAGACCGAGGCCGATCTGCTGGCCGAGCGCGTCGGCGACCTTCCCTTGGCGGTGCATCAGGCCGCGGCATGGCACGCGGTCACGGACGGCACCGTCGAGGACTACCTGCGCCTCTTCGACCGGCGGCTGTCGGAGCGTACCGGGGCGGACTCGTCCGGCGAGGAGCTTCCAAGGCTCCTGGCCGCGGGGGTGAGCCTGAATCTGGACCTGCTCCGGGAGCATGACCCCGTCGCCTGGGCGCTGCTGGAACTGTGGGCGGTCTTCGATCCCGAGCCGGTCTCCTGCGGGCTGCTCAGCGCCGGTGGAACGGCCGACCTTCCCGACGAACTGCGGGAACTGCTGGCCGACGAGACGCGCCTCCGCGATGCCATGCGCGACATCTCGCGCTTCTCCCTTGCGAGATTCGACGAGGAGTCGGGCACTCTTCAGGTCCATCGGCTGGTCCGGGCGATCCTCAATGACCGGCTCCCCGAGGAGCGTCTGCGGCGGGCGAGAGAGCACGTGCATGCGATTCTCGCCGCAGCCACTCCAAGCCAGCAGCCAACGGTGGAGTCGACGTGGGCACGCCGCTCGGAGATCACGCCGCACGTCATCCCGTCCGGTGTGGTCGAGTCGGACGACCCCGAGATCCGCAGTGTGGGCATCGACCAGGCGATGTTCCTGTACCAGTCGGGAGAGTACGAGGGCGCTCAGCGGCTGGCGGAGATCGCGCTGGGCGTCTGGCTGGACCGATACGGCCCCGACGACGATCTGGTGCTCGACATCTCCCGGGTCTTGGCGAACGCCTTGCGCGGCCTGGGAGACAACAGAGCGGCCGCCGAGCTCAGCGAGGACAACCTCAAGCGCACGCGCAGAAAGTTCGGCGTCGACCACCCACAGACACTCCTCGCCGCCAACGGGTTCGGTGCGGATCTGCGCTTCCGCGGGCGATTTCGCAGGGCTTATGAGATCGACCTCGAAGCATGGCGTCGCATGGGACGTCTGCACGGACCGGACGAGGTCGATACCCAACGCGCCGCCAGCAATCTCGCACTCGACCTGCGCATCCTGGGACGGTTCCAGGAGGCGTACGAGATCGATCTGGAGGTTTGGCGAAGGCAGACGGAACTCCAGGCTCCCTACCGGCAGCGCTTCCGCACAGTGCACAACCTCGCGCGTGACCTGCACGCGTTGGGGCGGTACCACCAGGCGCAGGAAAGGCAGGCCGAGAGTCTGGGCAACCTGCTCCCTGTCCTCGGGCCAGGGCACGCATTGGTGTTGCAAGCGAAGATGAGCCACGCGGGGACGCTGCGGAAGCTCGGGCGATACGAGCAGGCGCATCGCCTGGCCACCGAGACGTTCGCCGCTCATGTCCGCCGATTCGGCGAGGAGCATCCGAACACGCTCGCAAGCAAGGTCTGCCTAGCCCTTGCCACCGAATCGATCGGGCGGCCCGCCGAGGCATTGGCGCTCATAGACGAGGCGCTGCACGGCTACAGCCGGGAGATGGGGGAGGACCACCCCTTCGTCCTTGCCTGCGCCGTCGACAAGGCGGTCATACTCCGGAGGCTGTCAGAGGTGTACGAGGCGCAGGCGACCGACCAGGCGGCGTTGTCGAAGCTCGAAGCCGGCGTCCTCGGTACCAATCATCATTACGCGTTGTGCGCCAAGGCGGGCCTGGCCAAGGACTCTTACCTCCTGGGCGAGCTGGATGCCGCGGTCCGGTCGCTGACTGAGGTGCGGGAAGCGTTCGTCGCCTCTCTTGGAGAGCGGCATCCGTACTCGCTGGCCGTCACGCTCAATCTGAGCCGTGCCCGCGCCGGGAGGGGAGACGGCGAGCACGACGTCGTCTCGGTGCTGACCTCGCTGGTGCACGTGCTCGGTCGTGACCATCCGGAGGTGCGGGCTGCCCAACGTGGCGAGCTGCTCGAGTGCGACATTGAGCCCACCGCCCTCTGAAGAGGCGATCAGCTGAGGTCAGCGGCTCTGCGCGGGCTGCGCAAGGGCGAGATCGTACTGGACGGTGCGGCCGATGTGGGTGATCAGCTTCATGAGGTCCGGGCAGTAGACGGACGGGTTGAGGTAGCCGTGGCCTTTCCGGTAGCGATGCGCGTACAGGCCTCCGCCGCAGATGTCGCGTACCGCGCACGTCCTGCACATTGGGGCCAGTGCCGCGAGGCCGATCTGGCGCGCGACCACGCCCGGGTGGTACATCGCTTCGTCGAACCGGTGGGCGAAGACGTTGAGGCCGGTCTCCGGCGCCCCCGCATAGGAGGTCTTCAGCGTGTCGACCTGTTGGAGCGTGCCATCCGTGTCCACCACGAGCATGGCGACCGGAGACAGTCCGATGGTCTCGCTCCGGCTCTGCCCGCCGAGAAGGAGGTTGATGATCTCCTCGAACAGGCGGACGCCCGTCTCTCTCCGCGGCGCGTGATACCAGCGGTCGAACACCGCGATGAGCCATTCGGCATAGGGGGTGCCTCCGCCGGCGGCGGGACGGCGGGGCGGAGGGACCGTCCACGTGCCGTGGGGAAGCAGGAAGTCGATGCGCGGGGGCCGCGTCTCCAACAGCGCCTCGTACGTCCGGAGGGGATCGTTGTCGAGGTCCACGGTGCAGAGCAGTCCGTGGTAGAGCCTCCGGTGAGAATTCGCCAGGCGGTTCAGTCCGCGCACGACCTCGGCGTGACTTCCGCGCCCGTTGGCGTGGACCCGGTGCCGGTCGTGCCCTGCGCGGTCGCCGTCGAGGCTCACAGAGACGCCGATGTCGTGCTCATCGAGCATCGCCAGCATCTCGTCGGTGAGGAGCACGCCGTTCGTCTGGATGCACATCTCAACGGCGCAGGCTGGAGGCATGGCCGCACGGAACCGTTCGACGGCGGAGGCAAGGTTCGCCTTCCCCGCCAGTAGCGGCTCGCCCCCGTGGAGGACGACCGTCACCTTGGGGAGCTCGTGGTCTCGGGCGTGCTCGGCGAGCCTGGCGGCCGTGGCGGAGACCACCCGGGGTGGCATTGATCTGGGCCTGCGCTGCCAGGACTTGTCGGCGCTTTCGTAGACGTAGCAGTAGTCACACGCCAGGTTGCAGCGGCCGTGAATCTTCAAGACGAGTTCGGAGAAGGGCAAGGGACGCCATCCGCCGGCCACCAGAGCGGAAACGTCGAGGCCGTGAGACGGCCATTCACCGGACTCTGCCACGAACGGTCAGCCGGGGGTGACTGCCGACGGGTCCGTCAGGTTGTTGTCGAAGGAGGCCAGGACGGGCCGAGGATCACGGCGCTCGGCGCTCGCACGCCGCAGGGCCGCGTTCAGAACCGACCCTTCGGCCGTTCGTGCCGCGGCCAGTTCGCAGAGGGTGGGAGGCGTCCAGGCGAAGGAGACCACATGGTCACTGGATTCCGTTGTGCTGCCATGAGCGACCAGCACGGCCGTCTCCCCCTCTTGTCCCGCCTAATAGGAAAAGTGTCGCGTTTCCTCTGTGGTCTCAGGGGCACCGGTTAAGCCGCGACCTGATGAACTATACGGATCCGCGGTACCGGGATGCGAGGCGATGCGGCGGTTCCCGCGCCGAAAGTTTCCCCCGGCCACGCCAATGTCCGGGACAGTCCGGGACAGTCGGTGTTTCGCGGGGCGAAACAAGCACGCCGGTAATGCGCGCTGAGTTACCTTGACTGTGACGACCATCGCCCTTCCGGGTGGGTGGGGGCCAGTCGTCGGCGGCGACCATCGGTGAGGTGCTCGTGACGGAGACCGTGCGTCCGGCTTCGGGGCAGTGGCGGCCGAGGGGAATGTGCTCGTTCTTGGTCTGTGATCTCGCTCGGTTCAGTGACCCGTCTCGCGCCGATCCGGTGCGGACGCGGGTGCGGAAGGCCATGTACGAGGGGCTCGAGCGGAGCCTGGCGGACCTCGGGCTGCGGCCGCACGAGTGGTACCACGAGGACCGCGGGGACGGGGTGATGGTCGTCCTGCCACCGGAGGTCGCGGTGGATTCGCTGCTGACGACGGTGGTGGGGCGGCTGCGCGCGGAGGTGCGGCATCACAACGGGGCTGCGAGCGAGGCGGCGCAGATGCGGCTGCGGGTGGCCGTCAACGTGGGGGAGGCCGAGTCGGACGGGCGCGGCATCGTCAGCACCGCGTTGACGCACGCGTTCCGGTTGCTGGACGCGGAGCCGCTCAAGGAGGCGGTGGCCGGGGCCGAGACCGCGATCGCGGTGATCGTGTCGCGCCGGGTGTACGAGGACGTGGTCAGCCATGGCCGGGGGCTGGTCGATCCAGGCGACTACTACCCGGTCGAGGTGAAGGTCAAGGAGACCTCCGACCAGGCGTGGATCACGGTGCCGGGGGCGCGGCCGCCTCGGCCGGCCGGGGTGCCCGCGTCGGCGGGCCCGGAGGGTCGGGTTGCGCCGGCGGGGCAGGAGGGTCCGGTCGGCGGAGGCGGCGGGCGTCCGCCGATGGCGGCGGACGTGCGGCCGTCGTCGCTGTTCCGCATCGTGGACGCCCTCCTCGACATCGAGCGGTTCCGGGCCGAGCGCGGCCGCGACCAGCTGGTCGGCGCGTTGTCGGCGGACATCGCGGGCGCGGTGCCGCGGGCGGCGGAGGCGCGGGCCGACCTGTACGCCATCGTGCGGACGTGCCTGGACTATCCGGGCGGTCTCCAGGAGTTCCTCCAGGCCGTCCGGGGGTTCGTGGGGGGATCGATGGCGGTGCGGCGTCTGGAGCAGACGATCGCCGGGTCGCTGATGCCGCGGCAGGACGACTCCTGGCCCTGATCAGGGTCTGGTGAGGGTCGCCATGGCGCGGTCGGGTTCCCAGTGGGCGCGCAGGGACGTGATGAGGCCGTCCTCGTCGACGGTGTAGACGAGGACGCAGTCGATGGTCATGGTGGAGCCGTCGCCCATGGTGGTGGTGATGGTGGCGACGTTGGCGCAGCAGTCGCCGTTGGCGAAGGAGTCGGCGACGGTGAACCGGAAGCCTTCGATGGTGGAGACGAACTTGTCCCAGAAGGCGCCGATGCCGTCGTGGCCGCGGTGACCGTCGCCGGACGGGTCGAGGAAGGACGGGCCGACGGGGTCCTCGACGAGGGCGTCGGGGGCGAACAGCTTCAGCCAGGCGTCCTTGTCGCCGCCGATGACGGCCGTCATGGAGGCGCGGGCGGCGCGGCGGGCGGGATGGTCGGCGTCGGGCGCGTTCCAGGTGATGGCGTCCATGGCTCGTACTGCAACCTGTTCTCGTTCAGGAGACCTTGGCGATGACCGTCTCGGCGTAGCGTTCGAGGTGCTCGATCTTCTTGTCCAGGGGCTCGGTGTCGGGACCCTTCACGTAGGGCATCCGGAAGCCCACGATCACGTCGGTGACGCCCTTGTCCTCCAGCCGCCTGATCCCGTCGGGGGTGTAGGCGTCCGCGGAGATCACGTGGATCTCGAAGGGGCGGTCCGCCGTGCCCTCGGCCTCGCGGATGCGGGCGAGCCTGGCGAGGAGTTCGTCCAGGTCGTCGCCGCCCGCGTGCATCCAGCCGTCGCCGCGGACGGCGGCGCGCCGCAGGGCCGCCTCGCTGTGCCCGCCGACCAGGATCGGGAACGGCTCCGCCGGTGCGATCTTGATGGCGGGGATGTCGTAGAACTCGCCGTGGAACTCGAAGAACCCGCCGGCGCTCAGGCCGCGGACGATGTCGATGGCCTCGTCCATCCGCCTGCCGCGCCGCTCCCAGGGGACGCCCATGACCTCGTAGTCCTCCGGCCAGGGGCTGACGCCCACGCCGAGGCCGAGCCGCCCGCCGGTCAGGCGCGCGACCGACGTGGCCTGCTTGGCCACCAGGACGGGCGGGCGCACCGGCAGCTTGAGCACGAACGGGGTGAACCTGATCCGGCGGGTCACCGCGCCCATGGCCGCGATCAGCGTGAACGTCTCGATGAACTCCTTGTCCTCGAGGAACTCGCGGCTTCCGTCCTCGGTGTAGGGGTACACCGAGTCGGACTCCTTCGGGTACGCGAGCGAGTCGGCCACCGCCATGCTCGTGTAGCCCGCCGCCTCCGCGGCCTTGGCCAGGGGCAGGTAGTGGGACGGGTCTGTCATCGCCTCGGCGTAGGTGAACCGCATCCCCGCATGCTAGAACGCGTTCCACCCCCCGCCAACCGTCACTCCCACCGGCCGGGACCGGGGCGGCGTTGGGCGGTTCGGGTCATTCTGAGCGGGTGGCGGCACTAGGGTTTGGCGGCGTGGGTGAAGCGTTCGTGCCGGCGGGGCGGCCGCAGGCTCCCGTCGCCGGCGGGCCCGGAGTCGTCAAGGATCTGTTCAGCGGGGTCGGGTACCTGCTGCGCGGCCTGGGGTGGGTCGCCCGGCGTCCGTTGCAGTGGCTGTTCGGGCTGATCCCCGCGCTGATCGTGCTGGCGGTGTACGCGGCGGCGCTGGTCCTCCTGGCGTTCCAGGTCGGTGACCTGGCCGGGTGGGTGACGGGCTTCGCCGACGACTGGTCCGGCGCCGCGCGCGCGTCGGCGCGGGTGATCGCCGGGATCGCGATCTTCGGGGCGGCGCTGTTCCTCGCGCTGGTGACGTTCACCGCGGTGACGCTGCTGGTCGGGGACCCGTTCTACGAGGCGATCTCGGTGCGGGTCGAGGAGTCGCAGGGCGGTGCGCCCCCGGAGCCGGACGTCCCGCTGATGGTCTCGATCGGGCGGGCGGTCAAGGACACGGTGGTCCTCGGGCTGGTCGCGCTGGGGTTCGCGGTGGTGTTCTTCGCGTGCGGGTTCATCCCGATCGTGGGGCAGACCGTCGTGCCGGTCGTGGCGGGACTGGTCTCCGGATACTTCCTGGCGGGGGAGCTGACGTCGGTCGCGATGGACCGGCGGGGCCTCCTGCGCAGGGAGCGGTTCGCGCGCATGCGGCGGAACCGCGCGCTGTGCGTCGGTTTCGGCGCCGCGACCGTTGTGGTGTTTCTCATCCCGCTGGGCGCGGTGCTGGCGATGCCGGGCGCCGTCGCGGGCGGCACGCTGCTGGCCAGGGAGCGGCTGGCGGACGGCCCGCGGGCCGGGGACGCGCTGGTCGCGCCCGGTGGCGGCGGACCGGCAGTGAATCACTGAGGCGATAGGAAGATGTGTCCAGAGCGTGATTACACGCCGAAACCCAAGCGCTGATCTTCGCGTAACGTGTGGCGCATGTCCGATCAGGGGGAGCGCGGTGTGCGCTGGACCGACATGAGCGAGAGCGAGCCGCGGGACGAGTCCCGCGAGGACCCGCGGACCGGTGAGACGACCGGGCCGCAGGCGGCGTTCCCCGATTCCGAGGCGTTCCCCGAGGCCCCCGAGGGCTTCCCGTCCCCCGCCGGTGCGGAGTCCTCCGGGAGTGCCGCGGCGAGTGCGCATGACGTGTGGGGCAAGGTCGAGGAGCCGCGGCAGGCGTCCGCCGAGCCGCAGGCCGAGCACCCCGAAGACGTCCGGGTCGCGCCCGCCGAGAGGGCCGCGCCCGCCGAGAGGGCCGGGAGGCCCGAGGCCGGGGAGCCCGCCGGAGCGCGGGCGGAGGCGCCGCAGTGGGAGGGCGACCTGTTCGACGAGGAAGGTCCCTCCGGCGACGGCCCCGGGGACGAGCGGTACGTGCCGGCGGTCCCGACCGGGTCGGGCGCGCCCGCCAAGCCGGGCAAGCCCAGCAGCGGCAACTGGCAGATGCCGGAGTGGATGGCCGACGAGGCGTCCGCCGACGCCAAGCTCGGAGCCGGTGGGCGCGACATCCTGGACGAGGGCGGCGGCCGGTCGCGGCTGCTGCTGTTCGGCGGGGTTGGGCTGCTGGTGGTCGCGCTGATCGCGGCCGCCGTCGTGTTCCTGCTGAAGGGCGGCGACGACGCGGCGGAGGCGGACGGCAACGCCGGCCGGACGGTCTCGGAGCGGTCCGAGGCGCCGCAGGCGGAGCTGCCGCCGGACAAGAAGCTCGCGACGTTCGCCGGCCGGCCGAGCCGGGTGAGCGGGCAGGTGGAGGACGCCCATTCGGGGCTGTCGTACCCGCGGATGGCGGCGCCCTGGCAGGTGCCGACCAAGCGGAACCGGCTGGGGACGCCGGGCTGGTCCGGGCAGCAGATCCTGGTGACGGAGAACCGGGGCGGGCAGCTCTGGTACGGGCAGCTGCTCACCGGCACGCTGCACCCGAGCATGCAGGCCGCCTACCAGGGGCCGGAGAGCGTGAAGAACGCCACGGCGGTGGTCGCGCAGAGCCACCAGGAGCAGTACTACGCGTTCCCGCACGAGAAGAAGCCGCTGGCGTCGCAGGCGCTGAACGTGGGCGGGCGTCCGGGCTGGCTGGTCGCGTCGTACCTGACGTACCAGCGCGAGGGGGTGCGGGCGACCGGCGAGATCGTCGCCACCGCCGTGATCGACACCGGCCGCGAGACGCCCGCCGTGGTGTTCGCGTCGATGCCGAACACCCACAAGCAGATGTGGCCGGACGTCAACACGTTCTTCTCCCGCCTGAAGATCGCGTCCTGACAAACCGAATGACGTTCTAATAGGCTGTGGCCACTTCTGAGAGAGGTGGGGACCATGGCGATCGGACTGACCGAGGAGCACGAGGCGCTGGCGGCGTCCGTGCGCGGGTTCGCGGAACGGAACATCACGTCGCAGGTTGTCAGGGAGGGCGGCGAGGGCGTCCTGGCGGGGCTCGCCGCGCAGGGGCTGCCCGGCCTGCATCTGCCGGAGGACGCGGGCGGCCAGGGTTTCGGGATCCTTGAGCAGGCGGTGGCGCTGGAGGAGCTCGGCCGCGCCCTCGTGCCGGGGCCGTACACGCCGACCGTTCTCGCGTCGGCGGTGCTGCACGCGTCCGGTGCGTCGAAGCTGCCGGCGGGCCTGGCGGACGGTTCCCGCACGGCGGCGGTGGGGCTGTCCGGCAGCCTCGAACTGGACGGCTCCACCGTCTCCGGGACGGTGGAACCGGTGCTCGGCGCTCCGCTGGCCGACGTGTTCGTGCTCCCGGCGGGCGAGCGTTGGGTCGTCCTTGAGCGGGACGAGGTAACGGTCGGTTCGCTCGAGTCCCTGGACGTGACCCGTCCAGTGGGTTCCGTCACGGTCGACGGGGTCGCCGTCCCGGACGAGCGGATCTTGGACGCCGACGTGCGGGCCCTCGCCGTCGTCCTCCTGGGCGCCGAGGCATGCGGTGTCGCGGGACGCGCTCTGGACGACGCCGTCGCCTACGCCAAGCTGCGCGAGCAGTTCGGCCGCCCCATCGGGCAGTTCCAGGCCGTCAAGCACAAGTGCGCCCGCATGCTCATCGACGTCGAGCGCGCCAGGGCCGCCGTCTGGGACGCGGCGCGCGCGCTCGACGAGCCGGAGGAGCAGCGCGCCTACGCCCTCGGCGTCGCCGCGGCACTGGCCGCGGACGCGGCCGTCACCTGCGCCGAGGGCAACATCCAGGTGCACGGCGGCATCGGCTACACCTACGAGCACGACGCCCACCTGATCTACCGCAGGGCCCTGACGCTGCGCGCGCTCCTCGGCCGGGCGAGCGCGCACCGCGCGGAGGTCGCGGCCCTGGCCGTCGCGGGCGTCCGCCGCCCCATGAGCATCGACCTGCCCGAGGAG
The sequence above is drawn from the Actinomadura hallensis genome and encodes:
- a CDS encoding nuclear transport factor 2 family protein; amino-acid sequence: MDAITWNAPDADHPARRAARASMTAVIGGDKDAWLKLFAPDALVEDPVGPSFLDPSGDGHRGHDGIGAFWDKFVSTIEGFRFTVADSFANGDCCANVATITTTMGDGSTMTIDCVLVYTVDEDGLITSLRAHWEPDRAMATLTRP
- a CDS encoding TIGR03619 family F420-dependent LLM class oxidoreductase is translated as MRFTYAEAMTDPSHYLPLAKAAEAAGYTSMAVADSLAYPKESDSVYPYTEDGSREFLEDKEFIETFTLIAAMGAVTRRIRFTPFVLKLPVRPPVLVAKQATSVARLTGGRLGLGVGVSPWPEDYEVMGVPWERRGRRMDEAIDIVRGLSAGGFFEFHGEFYDIPAIKIAPAEPFPILVGGHSEAALRRAAVRGDGWMHAGGDDLDELLARLARIREAEGTADRPFEIHVISADAYTPDGIRRLEDKGVTDVIVGFRMPYVKGPDTEPLDKKIEHLERYAETVIAKVS
- a CDS encoding EI24 domain-containing protein — encoded protein: MGEAFVPAGRPQAPVAGGPGVVKDLFSGVGYLLRGLGWVARRPLQWLFGLIPALIVLAVYAAALVLLAFQVGDLAGWVTGFADDWSGAARASARVIAGIAIFGAALFLALVTFTAVTLLVGDPFYEAISVRVEESQGGAPPEPDVPLMVSIGRAVKDTVVLGLVALGFAVVFFACGFIPIVGQTVVPVVAGLVSGYFLAGELTSVAMDRRGLLRRERFARMRRNRALCVGFGAATVVVFLIPLGAVLAMPGAVAGGTLLARERLADGPRAGDALVAPGGGGPAVNH